One window from the genome of Hyphomonas neptunium ATCC 15444 encodes:
- a CDS encoding peptidylprolyl isomerase: MLALMKKMTRSPVGKLVLMIVIVGMAFWGVDAIVNQMRSGLGANVVSAGSRGLDPADLDFRVETVLRNINATAERPLSKSEALEQGLIDQIVEVEKARITRLGYGESIGISPSPEAVVEEMNSIPAFQNPLTGELDPAMFRDRISQLGMSPAQFERQLQDDILIRALSQAGRSAVYGPQVIANIQANYLGETREVAWFFFDASDAPAPEVPTDAEIKAYYDEHLERLKQPERRALDILRMSTDDFTGKVEVTDQEVATVYEATKSERFAAPDQRTYAELLFPTRDAARTAFGLLAGGADPNSVTGANSVQMRTARAEDISDQALQDAMFGPGRQSGAMYGPREVDGQWLVARLISVQPGAVKPLEEVAEEIRLGLARERAQLLFSAALETLDEALAAGNDLSQVAEDIGVPIISIAPVDQNGITEQGNQFTILSEVPEALPQAFRLPENEIGSRFDVASSVVLVAPRRIVPAATPELDAIKDRVSAMIVSERTANAAEAAVEALTERVRAGSVTLDAAAAESGAQVDRLPEPVSRSNAQAMGVPGPLMQATFNNPAGSVISLPTGDGSVFAILKILSVSPPTPEMIASMGTAASADVTESLTADLEAAVDDEIRRAVKVKENASAIASYKRTITAAQ, encoded by the coding sequence ATGCTCGCACTTATGAAGAAGATGACCCGTTCCCCGGTGGGGAAGCTGGTTTTGATGATCGTCATCGTCGGAATGGCGTTCTGGGGCGTCGATGCGATCGTGAATCAGATGCGCAGCGGGCTGGGCGCGAACGTTGTCAGCGCCGGTTCTCGCGGGCTTGATCCGGCAGATCTGGATTTTCGGGTGGAAACCGTCCTGCGCAATATCAATGCGACCGCTGAGCGGCCGCTGAGCAAGTCTGAAGCGCTGGAGCAAGGCCTGATCGACCAGATTGTTGAGGTCGAAAAAGCACGCATAACACGCCTCGGTTACGGTGAAAGCATTGGTATTTCTCCGTCGCCAGAAGCTGTTGTCGAGGAAATGAACAGCATCCCGGCCTTCCAGAACCCCCTGACCGGTGAGCTGGACCCCGCGATGTTCCGGGACCGTATTTCTCAGCTGGGCATGTCGCCAGCTCAATTCGAGCGTCAACTGCAGGACGACATTCTTATCCGGGCATTGAGCCAGGCAGGTCGATCAGCGGTTTATGGCCCTCAGGTCATTGCAAATATCCAGGCAAATTATCTTGGCGAGACGCGGGAGGTTGCATGGTTTTTCTTCGATGCATCAGACGCACCCGCGCCGGAGGTGCCCACCGATGCCGAGATCAAGGCTTACTATGACGAGCATCTGGAACGGCTGAAACAGCCTGAACGCCGCGCGCTCGACATCCTGCGTATGTCGACGGATGACTTTACCGGCAAAGTGGAAGTAACTGACCAGGAAGTGGCAACTGTTTACGAAGCCACCAAATCGGAACGGTTTGCGGCGCCAGATCAACGTACTTACGCGGAGCTCCTGTTCCCGACACGGGACGCTGCGCGCACGGCCTTTGGCCTGCTTGCCGGCGGCGCCGACCCCAACAGCGTAACAGGTGCGAATTCCGTTCAGATGCGCACGGCGCGCGCCGAAGACATTTCGGATCAGGCTTTGCAGGACGCCATGTTTGGGCCCGGCAGACAGAGCGGCGCGATGTATGGCCCGCGGGAAGTTGACGGCCAGTGGCTGGTCGCCCGATTGATTTCGGTCCAGCCCGGCGCAGTGAAACCTCTCGAAGAAGTCGCCGAAGAGATCCGTCTTGGGCTGGCGCGAGAGCGTGCGCAGCTCCTTTTTTCCGCCGCCCTTGAGACATTGGATGAAGCCCTTGCCGCGGGGAACGATCTCTCGCAGGTGGCCGAAGACATCGGCGTTCCAATCATAAGCATCGCACCCGTTGATCAGAACGGAATCACCGAGCAGGGCAATCAGTTCACAATCCTTTCGGAGGTTCCTGAGGCGCTACCCCAGGCTTTCCGGCTGCCCGAGAACGAAATCGGTAGCCGCTTTGACGTTGCGAGTTCCGTGGTCCTCGTCGCGCCCCGACGGATTGTTCCGGCTGCTACGCCCGAGCTTGATGCGATCAAGGACCGGGTAAGCGCGATGATCGTCTCGGAGCGCACTGCCAATGCAGCGGAAGCTGCGGTGGAGGCGCTTACTGAGCGCGTCCGCGCCGGGTCAGTAACACTCGATGCCGCAGCTGCGGAGAGTGGCGCGCAGGTGGATCGCTTGCCCGAACCGGTATCGCGCTCAAACGCTCAGGCTATGGGTGTGCCAGGGCCGCTGATGCAGGCTACATTCAATAACCCGGCTGGCAGCGTCATCAGTCTGCCGACAGGTGATGGATCTGTATTTGCCATCCTCAAGATCCTGAGTGTTTCCCCGCCAACGCCGGAAATGATTGCAAGCATGGGCACTGCCGCCTCTGCCGATGTCACAGAGTCGCTCACGGCCGATCTGGAAGCCGCTGTGGATGACGAAATTCGCCGGGCGGTCAAGGTCAAGGAGAATGCTTCGGCGATCGCCTCTTACAAGCGAACGATAACGGCTGCCCAATGA
- the trpE gene encoding anthranilate synthase component I: MTARLIVRRCIGDIETPVGAMMKLGADEPGSFLFESIAGGERLGRYSFIGLKPEIWFRIKDGVAETSRSADFSDAHQLAERPVDALRSFAEAARAETSDPLPPMASGAFGYVGYDMIQHVEPVSITKPDQLDVPEALLVVPRVMVIFDHIYQELLLIGRVNGADETEIDALLDEVEARLESLPSLPPKNGTAQQVDLVSNTSQERYFEIVETCREYIKAGDIFQVVPSQRFSAVFKQKSISLYRALRRLNPSAFMFHINLGDVRLVGSSPEILVRLREGRVAIRPIAGTRPRSGNPAEDALRAEDLLNDPKERAEHLMLLDLGRNDVGRVAAYGSVEVTEQFIVERYSHVMHIVSHVEGNLRPGLDAVDALFAGFPAGTVSGAPKIRAMQIINEVETHSRGIYGGAVGYFGWNGDLDTCIALRTAVLKDGMVHIQAGGGVVLDSNAQYEYDETVHKSGALKRAAELAAAYEHDQ, from the coding sequence ATGACGGCGCGACTGATCGTAAGACGGTGCATCGGCGATATTGAAACGCCGGTTGGCGCCATGATGAAGCTCGGAGCAGACGAGCCGGGCAGTTTTCTGTTTGAGTCGATTGCCGGTGGCGAGCGCCTTGGGCGGTATTCGTTTATCGGGCTCAAGCCAGAAATCTGGTTCCGCATCAAGGATGGCGTCGCCGAGACGAGCCGGTCCGCTGACTTTTCGGACGCTCATCAGCTGGCGGAGCGTCCCGTAGACGCCCTGCGCAGTTTTGCTGAAGCGGCACGCGCCGAGACCAGTGATCCCCTGCCCCCCATGGCGTCCGGCGCATTCGGCTATGTCGGGTACGACATGATCCAGCATGTCGAGCCGGTGTCGATCACGAAACCAGATCAGCTGGACGTGCCCGAAGCGCTGTTAGTTGTCCCGCGGGTGATGGTGATCTTTGATCACATCTATCAGGAGCTGCTTCTGATTGGCCGGGTGAATGGCGCCGATGAGACAGAGATCGATGCGCTCCTCGATGAGGTGGAGGCGCGGCTGGAAAGCCTGCCCTCGCTGCCTCCGAAAAACGGCACTGCCCAACAAGTAGACCTGGTGTCGAACACATCCCAAGAACGCTATTTCGAGATTGTAGAGACCTGCCGTGAGTACATCAAAGCTGGCGATATATTCCAGGTCGTGCCTAGCCAGCGTTTCTCTGCCGTGTTCAAGCAGAAGTCGATAAGCCTCTATCGCGCCCTTCGGCGGCTGAACCCCTCCGCTTTCATGTTCCATATCAATCTGGGTGATGTACGGCTTGTTGGGTCAAGCCCGGAAATTCTCGTCCGCCTGCGCGAAGGCCGGGTCGCAATCCGTCCTATTGCCGGAACCCGTCCGCGCAGCGGCAATCCGGCGGAAGATGCTCTGCGTGCAGAAGACCTTCTGAACGATCCCAAGGAACGCGCCGAGCACCTCATGCTACTTGATCTGGGGCGCAACGATGTGGGCCGGGTTGCGGCCTATGGTTCTGTGGAGGTCACAGAACAGTTCATCGTCGAACGCTACAGCCATGTGATGCACATCGTCAGCCATGTCGAAGGCAATCTGAGACCCGGCCTTGATGCTGTAGACGCATTATTCGCAGGATTTCCGGCCGGAACAGTCTCTGGCGCCCCAAAGATTCGCGCCATGCAGATCATCAATGAAGTCGAAACACACAGCCGGGGTATCTACGGTGGCGCCGTGGGTTATTTCGGCTGGAACGGCGACCTCGACACCTGCATCGCGCTGCGCACCGCCGTGCTGAAAGACGGTATGGTGCACATACAGGCAGGGGGCGGTGTCGTGCTCGATTCCAATGCTCAGTATGAATATGATGAAACGGTTCACAAATCCGGCGCCCTGAAGCGTGCTGCCGAATTGGCCGCAGCTTATGAGCACGACCAATGA
- a CDS encoding CTP synthase yields MIRYIFITGGVVSSLGKGIASASLGALLQSRGYRVRLRKLDPYLNVDPGTMSPRQHGEVYVTDDGAETDLDLGHYERFTGVSARQSDNITTGRIYQRIIEKERRGDYLGATIQVIPHVTNDIKEFVLSDPGEGVDFVLCEIGGTVGDIEGLPFFEAIRQLGQELGPQRACFIHLTLLPYIPAAGEMKTKPTQHSVKELRSIGIQPQILLCRCDRPIPVNEKGKIASFCNVRLASVIEARDVGHIYDVPMAYHAEGLDSEVLSHFGITDAPPPDLSSWQRIAQTIKNPDGQVTIGLVGKYTDVPDAYKSVSEALGHGGLANKVKVDIRFVDSEKFDDPDAALEDLDGVHGILLPGGFGERGAHGKMRVARYARERNMPCFGICYGMQLSVVEAARNLAGIKNASTSEFGPTKEPVVGLMEEWTKGNEKVTRDASTDLGGTMRLGAYPARLKEGSMVAQVYGSLEISERHRHRYEVNASYIERLEKAGMIFSGMSPDGRLPEIVELEGHPWFIGVQFHPELKSRPFEPHPLFASFIAAAVKQSRLV; encoded by the coding sequence ATGATCCGCTATATTTTCATCACTGGCGGCGTGGTGTCTTCGCTCGGAAAAGGCATAGCCTCCGCCTCGCTCGGCGCGCTGCTGCAATCGCGCGGGTACCGCGTGCGCCTGCGCAAGCTCGATCCCTATCTCAACGTCGATCCGGGCACGATGAGCCCCCGCCAGCATGGTGAGGTCTATGTGACCGACGATGGCGCAGAGACCGACCTCGATCTCGGCCATTATGAACGCTTTACTGGCGTATCGGCCCGGCAGTCCGACAACATCACGACCGGCCGCATCTATCAGCGTATCATCGAGAAAGAACGTCGCGGCGATTATCTCGGCGCCACGATCCAGGTCATCCCTCACGTCACCAACGACATCAAGGAGTTCGTCCTTTCCGATCCCGGCGAGGGCGTTGATTTTGTTCTCTGCGAAATCGGGGGAACGGTCGGGGACATCGAAGGCCTGCCATTCTTCGAGGCGATCCGTCAGCTCGGCCAGGAACTGGGGCCTCAGCGGGCATGCTTTATACACCTGACACTGCTGCCCTACATCCCGGCGGCGGGCGAAATGAAAACCAAACCGACGCAGCACTCGGTCAAGGAACTGCGGTCTATTGGCATCCAGCCACAGATTCTTCTTTGCCGCTGTGACCGGCCGATCCCGGTCAATGAAAAGGGCAAGATCGCCAGCTTCTGCAATGTCCGCCTGGCAAGCGTGATCGAGGCCCGCGACGTCGGACATATCTATGACGTGCCGATGGCTTATCACGCGGAAGGACTGGACTCTGAGGTTCTGTCGCATTTCGGAATAACCGATGCCCCCCCGCCGGACCTGTCTTCCTGGCAGCGGATCGCCCAGACAATCAAAAACCCCGATGGTCAGGTGACAATTGGCCTGGTCGGAAAATACACCGACGTACCAGATGCCTACAAATCGGTATCCGAAGCGCTCGGCCATGGCGGCCTCGCCAACAAGGTGAAGGTCGACATCCGATTCGTGGATTCCGAAAAATTCGACGATCCCGACGCCGCGCTTGAAGATTTGGATGGCGTACACGGAATTCTGCTGCCCGGCGGTTTCGGCGAACGTGGCGCACACGGCAAGATGCGGGTCGCCAGATATGCGCGTGAGCGTAACATGCCGTGTTTCGGTATCTGCTACGGCATGCAGCTCTCGGTTGTTGAAGCTGCGCGTAATCTGGCCGGCATCAAGAATGCTTCGACCAGCGAATTTGGCCCAACCAAAGAGCCCGTGGTTGGTCTCATGGAAGAGTGGACCAAGGGCAACGAGAAGGTCACGCGCGACGCCAGCACCGACCTTGGCGGCACAATGCGTCTCGGCGCGTACCCTGCACGCCTCAAGGAAGGCAGCATGGTCGCACAGGTTTATGGCAGTCTCGAAATCTCCGAGCGCCACCGCCACCGCTACGAAGTCAATGCCAGTTACATCGAACGCCTCGAAAAGGCGGGTATGATCTTCTCAGGCATGTCGCCAGATGGCCGCCTCCCGGAAATCGTCGAGCTTGAAGGGCACCCCTGGTTCATCGGCGTGCAGTTCCACCCGGAACTCAAGTCCCGGCCGTTCGAACCCCACCCGCTTTTCGCGAGCTTCATTGCAGCGGCGGTCAAACAATCCCGGCTCGTCTGA
- the tpiA gene encoding triose-phosphate isomerase, producing the protein MPRTLIAGNWKMNGLMANLAEVERVAAEVPASSEGAETLLCLPATLIHAGSAKSEGSGLKIGGETCHANEKGAHTGDLAAEMLKDAGASYVIVGHSERRADHGETDAVVAAQASAALRAGITPIICVGETLDQRDAGEVLTVITTQMAESIPEGAEAAAIVIAYEPVWAIGTGRVATSEQIAEVHTSIRNLLVRRFGDAGRTTRILYGGSMNPGNAAEILAVAEVNGGLIGGASLKAADFLAIYRLAAQ; encoded by the coding sequence ATGCCACGCACGCTGATCGCCGGAAACTGGAAAATGAACGGTCTGATGGCGAATCTCGCCGAGGTCGAACGGGTCGCCGCAGAGGTTCCCGCATCAAGTGAGGGGGCTGAAACGCTGTTATGCCTTCCTGCAACGTTGATTCACGCAGGTTCGGCAAAATCTGAAGGATCGGGCCTGAAAATTGGCGGAGAAACCTGCCACGCCAACGAAAAGGGCGCCCATACCGGCGATCTTGCAGCAGAAATGCTCAAAGATGCCGGCGCCAGCTATGTCATTGTGGGGCACTCAGAGCGCCGCGCGGACCATGGCGAGACAGATGCCGTAGTGGCTGCGCAGGCCTCGGCTGCATTGAGAGCAGGGATCACCCCAATCATCTGCGTTGGCGAAACCCTTGACCAACGTGATGCTGGGGAAGTGCTCACTGTCATCACGACGCAGATGGCAGAATCGATTCCCGAGGGTGCTGAGGCAGCCGCAATCGTCATTGCTTATGAGCCGGTTTGGGCCATTGGGACCGGCCGTGTCGCCACTTCCGAGCAAATTGCCGAAGTGCACACGTCGATCCGGAACCTTCTGGTGCGCCGATTTGGCGACGCAGGGCGCACGACCCGTATCCTTTATGGCGGTAGCATGAACCCCGGAAATGCTGCCGAAATCCTCGCTGTGGCCGAGGTAAATGGCGGCCTGATTGGGGGGGCAAGCTTGAAGGCGGCGGACTTCCTCGCCATTTACCGGTTGGCGGCGCAGTAG
- a CDS encoding anthranilate synthase component II, with the protein MILVIDNYDSFTWNLVHYLEELGAKTHVVRNDQLTVDEALALKPDALLLSPGPCTPNEAGICLDLLKAAPDDLPVLGVCLGHQAIGQAFGGAVIHAREIRHGKISEIETNQSGLFEGLPERYQVVRYHSLAIRTDDLPDCLLADAHTDDGEIMAVHHKTRPVYGVQFHPESILTEHGHALLKNFLKKVKP; encoded by the coding sequence ATGATCCTCGTTATCGACAATTATGACAGCTTCACCTGGAACCTCGTCCATTATCTGGAAGAACTCGGCGCCAAAACACACGTTGTCCGCAATGATCAGCTCACTGTAGATGAAGCCCTTGCGCTCAAGCCGGATGCGTTGCTCCTTTCGCCCGGCCCCTGCACACCAAATGAGGCCGGCATCTGCCTGGACCTTCTGAAGGCGGCTCCAGACGATCTTCCGGTACTTGGCGTCTGCCTCGGTCATCAGGCAATCGGACAGGCGTTCGGCGGTGCGGTCATCCATGCCCGCGAGATCCGCCATGGGAAGATTTCCGAGATTGAAACCAATCAGTCTGGTCTCTTTGAAGGCCTTCCCGAGCGCTACCAGGTTGTGCGTTACCACTCCCTGGCTATCCGCACTGACGATCTACCGGATTGCCTGCTGGCAGACGCCCATACCGATGACGGAGAGATTATGGCGGTTCATCACAAAACCCGTCCTGTCTATGGGGTTCAGTTTCATCCCGAGAGTATCCTGACCGAGCATGGCCATGCGCTGCTGAAGAACTTTCTGAAAAAGGTGAAACCGTGA
- a CDS encoding SAM-dependent methyltransferase — MSNTIIASPSTIRTLSGVPASFRIAALLLLRTEYGQLSFLFPDGRELVFKNAQEGPIAVIEVHDYAFIKIAMAGGDVGFADAYIDGLWSTPDLTAVLRFFSANFEAAGQLARGGWIVRSMNMLRHMFARRNSREGAKKNIMAHYDLGNEFYAQWLDPSMTYSSALFESPNQSLEQAQLNKYREICDRIHAGPTSEILEIGCGWGGFAEYAAKHRGSKVTCLTISPSQRDYAAARMQREGLSERVDIRLEDYRDHKGAYDGLASIEMFEAVGEAYWPSYFAKVFSSLKSGGRAALQIITIDDTLFDRYRQRVDFIQQHIFPGGMLISEEVLKQQFARAGLRHDGVSYFGQDYARTCREWGRAFNGNWDEIRTLGFDEPFRRLWNFYLSYCEAGFSDGRINVGHFQVTRPA, encoded by the coding sequence ATGAGTAACACTATCATCGCGTCTCCCAGCACGATCAGAACACTGAGCGGTGTGCCTGCTTCTTTCCGGATTGCGGCGCTATTGCTGCTCCGAACAGAGTATGGACAGCTTTCATTCCTGTTTCCCGATGGACGCGAACTTGTATTTAAAAACGCGCAGGAGGGCCCCATAGCGGTCATAGAAGTTCACGACTATGCGTTCATCAAAATAGCTATGGCGGGCGGGGATGTCGGTTTCGCCGATGCTTATATTGATGGGCTCTGGTCGACGCCGGATCTGACAGCCGTATTGCGTTTCTTTTCAGCGAACTTTGAAGCGGCCGGACAACTTGCACGCGGAGGATGGATCGTCCGATCAATGAATATGCTGCGGCATATGTTTGCCCGGCGCAATTCCCGCGAAGGCGCCAAGAAGAACATCATGGCGCATTATGATCTGGGGAATGAGTTTTACGCTCAGTGGCTTGATCCCAGCATGACGTATTCTTCAGCGTTGTTCGAGAGCCCGAACCAGTCTCTGGAACAGGCACAACTCAACAAATATCGCGAAATTTGCGATCGCATCCATGCCGGACCGACCAGTGAGATTCTGGAGATCGGATGTGGATGGGGCGGTTTTGCTGAGTATGCCGCCAAGCACCGCGGATCGAAGGTTACCTGCCTTACCATATCGCCGTCGCAACGTGATTATGCGGCTGCCAGAATGCAGCGCGAAGGACTGAGCGAACGTGTTGATATTCGCCTGGAGGATTACCGGGACCACAAGGGAGCATATGATGGGTTGGCTTCCATTGAAATGTTCGAAGCCGTCGGGGAAGCCTACTGGCCGAGCTATTTTGCCAAGGTGTTCTCATCCTTGAAATCAGGAGGCCGCGCCGCGCTGCAGATCATCACCATCGATGACACGCTGTTCGACCGCTATCGTCAGCGTGTTGACTTTATCCAGCAGCACATCTTTCCCGGCGGTATGCTGATCAGCGAGGAAGTGTTGAAGCAGCAGTTTGCCAGAGCAGGCTTGCGCCATGATGGCGTGAGCTATTTCGGACAGGATTATGCGCGCACATGCCGGGAATGGGGCCGTGCCTTTAATGGGAACTGGGATGAAATCCGAACCCTTGGATTCGACGAACCCTTCCGGCGGCTATGGAACTTCTATCTCAGCTATTGCGAAGCTGGCTTCAGCGACGGCCGGATAAATGTCGGCCATTTCCAGGTAACGCGGCCGGCCTGA
- the lexA gene encoding transcriptional repressor LexA, whose translation MLTTKQKELLLFINDRIKDTGVSPSFDEMKEALDLASKSGIHRLITALEERGFIRRLANRARALEVLKLPDSAIPPPNARQRRDFRPALVTNQGAEAPRIAGMIPLVGRIAAGSPISAIQQENGQVASPGGLPEGDDYFALEVQGDSMIQAGILNGDTVILKRTNTAQTGDIVVALIDGEEATLKRLRRKGASVALEAANPAFETRIFGPDRVEVQGRLVALIRRYE comes from the coding sequence ATGCTCACAACAAAGCAAAAAGAGCTGCTGCTCTTCATTAATGATCGCATCAAGGATACCGGGGTTTCCCCCTCGTTTGACGAGATGAAGGAAGCGCTCGATCTGGCGTCAAAATCAGGTATCCACCGTTTGATTACGGCGCTTGAGGAGCGGGGCTTCATACGGCGCCTCGCAAATCGGGCGCGCGCGCTGGAAGTGCTGAAACTTCCAGATTCTGCCATTCCACCGCCGAACGCGCGTCAAAGACGGGACTTTCGCCCAGCTCTGGTTACAAATCAGGGCGCTGAAGCCCCGCGTATTGCGGGTATGATTCCGCTTGTCGGGCGCATCGCGGCGGGCTCTCCAATTTCCGCGATCCAGCAGGAGAACGGCCAGGTCGCCAGTCCTGGAGGATTGCCGGAAGGCGACGATTATTTCGCGCTTGAAGTTCAAGGCGATTCGATGATTCAGGCCGGCATCCTGAATGGTGACACTGTGATCCTGAAGCGCACGAACACCGCTCAAACCGGCGATATTGTTGTTGCGCTGATCGATGGCGAGGAGGCAACACTCAAGCGTCTTCGCCGCAAAGGCGCATCTGTTGCCCTGGAAGCAGCAAACCCGGCATTCGAAACGCGCATCTTCGGGCCTGACAGGGTTGAAGTTCAGGGCCGGCTGGTCGCGCTTATTCGCCGTTACGAATAA
- the trpD gene encoding anthranilate phosphoribosyltransferase, whose product MSESALNTAIQAIARGLPLEESVLEGAFDTLLSGEAAPEEVGAFLAGLTVRGETANELIAGARIMRRHGRSVSVEGPLLDTCGTGGLPWKSLNTSTASAIVIAAAGGRVAKHGNRSVPPKTGSADVLEALGLQLELSDTAFKSCLEIAGVGFLFARSYHSAMRHVAPIRHKLGIRTIFNLLGPLSNPAGAEYSVLGVYDKQWVTPMAEALKALGTRCAWVVHGLAGIDEISISGPTDVCEVTPASIRHFQITPSDAGLPSHPLSTLEGGAPEENTAAIRDLLDGREGPFRDIVLINAAAGLHVSGMVADLPAGVQRAAQAIDSGAARETLNTLVRTSRESD is encoded by the coding sequence GTGAGCGAGAGCGCGCTTAACACCGCCATTCAGGCTATCGCGCGCGGTCTGCCTCTGGAAGAATCCGTGCTTGAAGGCGCGTTTGACACGCTCCTTTCCGGGGAGGCTGCTCCAGAGGAAGTCGGCGCATTTCTGGCGGGGCTGACCGTTCGGGGCGAAACGGCCAATGAGCTGATCGCCGGCGCGCGTATAATGCGCCGTCACGGGCGCAGCGTATCTGTCGAGGGACCACTGCTCGACACATGCGGGACGGGTGGGTTGCCGTGGAAATCCCTCAACACGTCCACTGCCAGTGCCATCGTCATTGCTGCCGCCGGTGGGAGGGTGGCCAAACATGGCAATCGCTCCGTGCCGCCCAAGACGGGGTCCGCCGATGTGCTGGAAGCCCTGGGCCTGCAACTGGAGCTGAGTGACACCGCATTCAAATCCTGCCTGGAGATTGCGGGCGTGGGCTTTCTGTTTGCTCGCAGTTATCATTCAGCAATGCGCCATGTAGCCCCCATCCGCCATAAGCTGGGTATTCGGACGATTTTCAATCTACTCGGCCCTCTTTCCAATCCAGCAGGGGCGGAATACTCCGTTCTCGGCGTATATGACAAACAGTGGGTCACACCCATGGCTGAGGCGTTGAAAGCTCTTGGCACCCGCTGCGCATGGGTGGTTCATGGGCTGGCCGGCATCGACGAAATATCTATCTCTGGTCCTACTGACGTTTGCGAAGTTACGCCCGCCTCCATTCGCCATTTTCAAATCACACCTTCAGATGCCGGCCTGCCGAGCCATCCTCTGTCGACGCTTGAAGGCGGCGCCCCGGAAGAAAACACGGCCGCCATCCGAGATCTGCTTGATGGCCGCGAGGGCCCATTCCGAGACATCGTGCTGATCAATGCGGCAGCGGGCCTGCATGTGAGCGGCATGGTTGCTGATTTGCCAGCGGGCGTGCAGCGCGCAGCGCAAGCGATTGACAGCGGAGCGGCAAGAGAAACCCTCAACACGCTGGTACGCACATCTCGGGAGAGCGATTGA
- the trpC gene encoding indole-3-glycerol phosphate synthase TrpC codes for MKTALDRIIDYKRDEVRALKKDRSLGELENAAAAASPVRGFGSALSAIADADQNALICEIKRKSPSAGDILPGADPVEIALDYERGGAACLSVLTDMPSFGGSLADFETIRAAVSIPMLRKDFMIDPIQIIEARAHGADCILIIMSAIDDTLAGELHDCASRLGMDVLVETHDEAEMERALRLPSPLIGVNNRDLKKMVTDLGTTERLAPMLSSDRQLIAESGIADPESIIRLRKVGSRRFLIGEWLMKQGTSRAEQVTRLKLAC; via the coding sequence ATGAAAACCGCGCTGGACCGGATCATTGACTACAAGCGTGATGAAGTCCGCGCGCTGAAGAAGGATCGCTCCCTTGGCGAACTGGAAAATGCGGCGGCTGCGGCTTCTCCAGTTCGCGGATTTGGCTCTGCCCTCTCTGCGATCGCTGATGCAGACCAGAATGCGCTTATCTGCGAAATCAAACGCAAGAGCCCGTCCGCGGGCGACATCCTACCGGGAGCCGATCCGGTGGAAATAGCGCTGGATTATGAACGCGGCGGCGCCGCCTGTCTTTCCGTGCTTACCGACATGCCCAGCTTCGGCGGTAGCCTGGCCGACTTTGAAACCATCCGCGCTGCGGTAAGCATACCCATGCTCCGCAAGGATTTTATGATAGACCCCATACAGATCATTGAAGCGCGGGCGCATGGCGCTGACTGCATTCTGATCATCATGTCAGCGATCGATGATACCCTTGCGGGGGAACTTCACGATTGTGCCTCCCGGCTGGGCATGGATGTTCTGGTTGAGACGCACGATGAGGCGGAAATGGAACGGGCGCTGCGCCTGCCCTCTCCCCTGATCGGGGTCAACAACCGAGATCTGAAAAAGATGGTTACAGATCTTGGCACGACAGAACGTCTTGCACCGATGCTATCGAGCGACCGTCAACTCATTGCAGAGAGCGGTATAGCCGACCCGGAAAGCATTATCCGTCTGCGTAAGGTCGGTTCACGGCGTTTTCTGATCGGCGAGTGGCTGATGAAGCAAGGCACCTCCCGCGCCGAGCAGGTTACCCGTCTGAAACTCGCCTGTTGA
- the secG gene encoding preprotein translocase subunit SecG, with protein sequence MQNVILVIHILACLAMIGLVLVQKSEGGGLGIGGGAGNSLMSGRGAAGALVRTTMIFGAIFFATSLILTSIANRQSDNRTGIERILDESNPQTAPQDGPVDLFDPSAPLLEETSPASPDVGIAPAPEPAAPESVEETPPATESVPETANPQ encoded by the coding sequence ATGCAGAACGTCATTCTCGTTATCCATATTCTCGCCTGTCTGGCGATGATCGGCCTGGTGCTTGTCCAGAAATCTGAAGGCGGTGGCCTCGGTATCGGGGGAGGGGCGGGTAACTCGCTCATGTCCGGCCGGGGCGCTGCGGGCGCACTAGTCCGCACGACCATGATCTTCGGAGCGATTTTCTTCGCTACCAGCCTTATCCTTACGTCGATTGCAAACCGGCAATCCGACAACCGGACCGGCATTGAGCGCATTCTCGACGAGTCAAACCCACAGACGGCGCCCCAGGATGGCCCCGTGGATCTGTTTGATCCGAGCGCACCGCTGCTTGAAGAAACTTCCCCAGCATCTCCCGATGTTGGAATTGCTCCGGCGCCAGAACCAGCGGCGCCTGAATCGGTTGAGGAAACACCGCCGGCTACGGAATCCGTGCCCGAAACGGCTAATCCCCAGTAA